The genomic interval TCTTTAGATACAATAAACATAGTTTATTGGACAAGTAACACTACAGGCTCTGGCTTCCAGCTTGTATTCAATCTCACTGGTTCCATTAATGTGCTTGCAAAGAATAAAACCATTCTTACAACCGTGGTATCAAATGCCCATTCACCACAAAATTATTACCTTCGAGCGATTCTTGAGCATGATGCAATTTTTAGATTGTATGTTTACCCAAAAGCGACAAGTAATTCATCTATGCCTAAAACATGGACTCAAGTGTCAGACCCTGTAAACATCTGTATCATGGTGAATGATGGCATAGGAAGTGGTGTTTGTGGATTTAATAGCTATTGTAAGTTTGGAGATGATAAAAGGCGGCCATTGTGCACTTGTCCACCTAGCTATGTCTTACTAGATCCAAATGATGAGATCAAGGGTTGTAAGCCCAACTTTGTTGCTCAAAGTTGTGATCAATCTTTTCCTGAAACAGATGACTTCGAATTTGTTGCTTTGGAAAATACGAATTGGGCTCAAGGTGATTATAGCTATTTTAACCCAGTAAGTGAGGAATGGTGCAGAAATGATTGTTTGAATGATTGTTTTTGTGTGCTTTCCACTTTCAAATATGGTGAATGTTGGAAGAAGAGGTTTCCTTTAATTTTTGGACGAATGGATCGTAATGTTAGTGATGAAAAATCTCTTCTCAAAGTCAGGAAACATAACTCTACTTCCAAATCTAATAATCTTGTTCAGAATCAAAGCAACAAAACTTCAATAATAGTAGTCATAGGATCAGTTCTATTAGGAAGCTCTGTATTTTTAAACTTTCTCTTATTCCTTCTTACATTATTCATTGCTTACCATTTCAGCCAAAGGAAACCAAAGATCATTCGAAAAAACCCTTTCATTTTAGGTGTGAATATGAGGATTTTTAGCTATGAAGAGCTCAACAAGGCTACAAGTGGATTCATTCACCAATTGGAGTGTAGCTCTTTTGCTACTGTTTATAAAGGTATTATTGATTTTGGCAACAACAATAGTTTGGTGGCTATTAAAAGATTCAACAATGTGGTGGGAGGTAGAGACCAAGAATTTAAAGTTGAAGTAAGCACTATTGCTCGAACAAACCATAAGAACTTAGTTCGATTGCTTGGTTTCTGCAATGAAGGAGAACACAGAATGTTGGTGTATGAGTTCATGCATAATGGGTCTCTTTTAAATTTCCTTTTCGGAAACTCGAAACCAAATTGGTGTGTTCGAATTCAAGTTGCTTTAGAGACAGCCAGAGGACTATGTTATCTACACGAAGGGTGTAGTACTCAGATCATTCATTGTGATATTAAGCCTCATAACATCCTTCTGGATGATTCATTTACCGTAAGGATTGCAGACTTTGGTCTGGCAAAACTTTTGAGAAAAAATCAAACTCTAGCTTTGACAGCAATTAGAGGAACCAAAGGATATGTAGCTCCAGAGTGGTTTAGAAGCCTCCCCATCACAGTGAAGGTGGATGTTTATAGTTTTGGGATATTGTTGCTAGAGATTATATGCTGTAGAAGGAATTTTGAGGAGAAAGCAAACGATGAAGAACAAATGGTTTTGGCAGATTGGGCTTATGACTGCTTCAAAGATGGGAAAGTGGAGCTATTGGTAGAAAATGATGAGGAAGCAAAGATGGATTTGAAGAGGGTGAAGAAGTTTGTGATGATAGCAATTTGGTGTATTCAAGAGGAACCATCCTTAAGGCCCACCATGAAGAAAGTTCTACAGATGATGGAAGGTGCTATTGAAATCTCCTTTCCCCCTCACCCATCTTCCTTCATTAGTTCAATTTCCTAATACtttcttttctataatttaCTTTATATTATTTCCAATAATTGCTAGATATGAAAGATCAAAACTATGAATCTGTAGAGGGATAAATTATGTCTCATCTGTGTATAGTGGAATAAAAGAATATACTATTTTACTATTAAAAGTCCATTTAGGTATAACAAGAAGTCATTGGAAAGAGAATTGAAATAATAAGGTGATCCATTACACATAACGCAAATGTTCCACAGAGAGTCTTGGCAATCACATAAACAACAAATAAAGTACCAACAACGAACAGAGAGGATAACACACAGAGTTTGGTAACTATGATATACCACCAACATTTGGGAGGCAGTGTGTCTGGGAAAGATAAATTCACTAATATAAAAAGGTCAAGTGTTTATAATGTTGTATTTATCTATAAAATAATGACAAATAGAAGCTCACTAATATAAAAAGGTCAAGTGTTTATAATGTTGTATTTATCTATAAAATAATGGCAAATAGAAGCGACACACATAGAGTCTAACTTATAATTGATCACCTAAGTTCCCCTTAGATAAGGGACATTTTCTCAATAGAACTTAGGCTTCTCCTAAGTTTATGAATATTAGTGAAGaaaaacttaggctccccctaattGTGAGACACTTTCTCATCAAGACTGAAGGAATTGAATACCTCGCGGAAGCGTGTGAACGTCATACCGATGtataatcaattttgaaaagtaCATAAATCAGAGAAAACGAACAAAATGAACATTGATATATAAGCATACAGCTGAGATGAAAAGGGAGAAGAGAGATTCTTCTTTTCGCAAAACCTTTCCACGATACAGAGCAATACGAGCCTCAAactcaatgtacttcaatttcttcCTTGTATTTTCCAACAAGGAATAAAGGATTATGAGATCCTCTTGATTTttggagaaagaaagaaattaccGAAAGAATACTAGAGAGAGATTGAGAATTATTTATCTTTGTTTTCTATAACTCTTATAGAATAATCCACACACGAGAATTCAATGTGAGAGAATTGAAGGAGGGCTCTTATGACTCCATATCCCTTCAACGCCTAATAACTCCCCTTTCgaagttatttttgttattatcaatttgagatatatattaaattccatttaacatatataaataaattaataatattataattaataattcaatatcatatatttaatttcatttgaattatattcaaatgatATCCTCTCAcataaaatatagttttaatatgaattttattcatattagttttaatccatagtatttatatgaatcacattcatataattaatatttgaatcttccTCAAATATATCACTCTCTATTATATAGTATTGATTATAAATCATTCTCtattatataaatcatattgatTATAAATCATATAAATCATGTTCTAATATATCACTCTCtattatataaatcatattgattataaattataattataattaactatatattatgatgcatcaatatatattataacattatattaatttgaatctcattcaaatatttttctcttttacacatagtattaattataaatcacattcataattaactatttattataatgtatcaatatatattatactttatattaatcacattagtATAGAAttttccttaaataatttgaatacttcaaattattccaaaactatttattctttattttttccttaGTGGGCTAGCAAGGGGacaatggacctatagattagaagctacaatgatatgagattaattaactaaactctttaattaattaatcagcATTCATTAATTACAAGTGACTCTACTAAAGACTTGCAACTGcatactgtagatatatttttgtgtccatggatataactaatcaataataagtcaatccttcacgaatcactcataactacagctaggtcaaattactgttttgcccctgtggTTACATCAAACTCtttagtaccactgatccctcaaATGAATAAccagttatagtccaactataaactagacgAGGGTGAGGCACCCTACTCGGACGAATCTCTCTAAattggtaggcatattaagttgacgaatctggtcattctcacccatacaaatcaaaaaacTGTCctcataaatagaagttcacaactcacccaagattaaggtcaagtcacataTGATCattctattaaaatattaatctcttcaagttAGGGGTGAGCATCGGTCAGGCAGGGTCGGTTTTCTATGAAAACTACTACAAAAACCACCCTCTTCAGTTTATAAAAGTCAAAACCACTCATCAAAAAAATTTTGTTCAAACCAATCAGTCGGTTTGGGGTTGAGTCAGTCGGTCGGTTTAAACTGTCCTTTTTTTTATGAAgttttgaccttttttttttttgcactacACTCTTAATTTTTCTGTTCTAATTAGTTTCCTTCAAACAAATATCCATTCAAATAATACCAGCCATGCAAATTACAAAATTTCaggataatttataattaatactgATAGAAAATTTCAACATAAAATTAGGATTTGAAAAGAAGAGTGAAAATATCATTAAGATATTTGAAAAGagagattttttattttgtaggatattttattttagtatttataataaaattaaaggtatactaataataaaataataaatgggCGGTTTGGTCAGAATCGGACAGTTTGGAGTGAAATGTTGGTCAGTTCGATTCACCTTAGGATCCCTTAAGtatgagaatcccttctcaatcAATAATGTCTTAGGCTATCCTAAGGACAAGGATCTTTTCTCAAGATTGATTCAAAAACTTCAAAAACACTAATAGAACATGCCACTAGATACAGTTTAAACTTCTTGCTTTACGAACTCTTGAATCACCGAGAATTTTGTCGTTCATCGAGAATACACCATCGTACTAATAACACAACACAAAAGCAACAATCTTAGCAAGACAACATCAATCACCTCATTCAAATTTGGGAAACTATTAGTAAAGAAAGCatgtcaaaaaaataaaatcgttgaatattagaaaaaaataatttgcatAATCAACATCCTAAGAAACATCTAGTAGCATACTTGTTTCAACCAGAATGAAGACAAAAACATGGTTGAATTAAGGTTgaattcataaaataataataataataataatggacgaaattaaaattaaggttTGTTGTTAAAAAAGTGATGTTATGCTTTAATTGGTGACCCAAAATCTTGATGCCTTGGTTTATAAAATTATTACTTCAGGTTAGCTGGAGATCTAGATGACTTGTGATTAAAAAATTTAGTGCAATAGAACCGTGagtgattattttatataatcgTTTATTCTTCAactaaattttctaaaatttcattGGATTTACGGTTATCTAAGATTTTAGGGaaattgttatgaattttcAGGAATcgtaaatgaaaatttatgtaATGTCATGATTCAGTTGAGATtatgatttttagaaattaaatgtttgagatattataaaattatgttagaaattgaatgtatattttacatttattttgaaattgatgAAGTATATAAATTATTGTTTCAGGAGAAAGAGTGACTTTtgaatgatttgagaaaaattgaCGACAAATTTTTAAGTCTTTCCAACTGGActactttgtttttgtttatcttttaaaaaaaattatatcaatttttatcgTCAGTTTTGAAGGTCGtatcaattaaaattctaaTGTTAATATGAGTATAGCTAACAAGCATGAATTTATATTATCAAGCTAACAAACATGAATTTATATTATCAACTTTGAGATTTGATGTTCGATCTCCCACCTCAcaaattgtaaataaaaaaattaaaaaaaaaactaatgattGTAGTAATTTAATTCTCGAGAAGTAAAGGAATTAATTTATATCATCTCTTACAATCcctctaaataaaattttatcaattaaatctttaaattttcataattgaataaattttgacttttgattAGGTTATCTTTAAAAATTGTCTATATATCAATTATAATAGACCATTTTGTTAATATGATATTTAAAGAAGTCTATATGGAAAAATTTATACATGAACCATTTTCAATTGTAAtctaaataaaatctaaattaatttacttatgCAATGTAGGAGTTCGATTGATACAATATTCTTCGAATATATTTCAATTGAAGTACTAattgacatatttttttaaaaaaattatagtttaaattgatacatttattatttatattggaACGCGAACAAAATCTCATATTGACTAGATAAGAAGAAGATGCATAATNNNNNNNNNNNNNNNNNNNNTATATTCCTtgttaaaaaaaagatatttgaaGATTCATTACCGTTAAAgcaatttttgttttcatgtGAAACACAAACGTAACATTTAATTGAAGGCCACATGTGATTAGACATTCATAGTCTCTATCTTCAGaatagaaagaaaaggaaagaaataaagaaatttcaaaGTCTCTGGATTGGGCTTCTTTTTTCTCTGAAAAGCTGTGGTAACCAGCACTTCTCCTCTCATCTCAAGTCTCTCAATTATTGTTTATATGATTAGATATAGTTTGTAGGAGTGTACATGGGTTAAATTAGATTGgattgaagttatttttaggaCCAACTCCAAATTTTGGATTGGTTGAATTGGTAACGTCAATGATCCAAATAAAgtctccaacccaacccttaaaatttgagttgggttggattggattattggttataatgttttttttaaattgaaaaaatgtaaatttatataactAATAACTAGAATTTCATAATCAAATGCTAAACACtaaatatttatgatatttatggcaaactttaaacaaaagcaaatatcataataattttaaaataaaaatattaaaaaatcacaaattaattaatacaaactAATCGAAtagatgtatatatattattaatatatataaaattcgggttgatTTGGGTCAACCaaaattttttttagccaactcacgacccaatccaacccaacaaaaatagtATAAATTGAACCTAATCCAATCCTAACATTTTGAATTGGATAGTCCAAATTATTTGGGTTGTCAGGCTTATTTGAATACCCTAGTAGCTTGTATCTATTTTCatacttttttcctttttactcatataaaaaatttaaatcatttaaaataaattgtcACGGCACAATAAGGTGCTAGTTTTTTCCTTCTAATATGACAAAGTAGAAAAGAGCAGGAAAGATGAAAGAGAAGGTtgtatatattttctaaaaaagaaaaaaaaaagaaaaaaggaaaaaaaaaaagaggttattttatatatttatatatttatatatatggaCTCTTACCACACGATTCTTCTTCAGAAAGGCTACCTTGTTCATCTCATGGCTTTTGAAAACAAGTCATCTTACATCCTCTTTCCACCTTTTCAGCATTGCTTTCttgtttatctttttcttcttggttTACCAACTTGTTCGTTTTCTGAGCCTCATAAAAATGTAACTCTGGGTTCATCTCTCACAGCAACGGAACAACATGACCTCTATTGGACTTCCCAATTTGGTGAGTTCGCTTTTGGATTTCTTCAGTTGGAAAGTAAAGGCTTTTTGTTGGCCATTTGGTTcaataaaattgaagaaaaaactgTGGTATGGTCGGCAAATCGCGATAAATTGGCACCTAAAGGATCCACAATTCAATTTACTAGTGGTGGGCAACTTGTGCTGAACGATCCTAGCGGCAATCAAATATGGACGCCAAGTTCCTCTGGAAGTACTAATCAATATGTTTCCTATGCTGCGATGCTTGATAGTGGCAACTTTGTGTTGGCTGCAGCTAATTCTGAAATTTTATGGCAAAGCTTTGATGTTCCTACTGATACGATATTACCATCACAAACTTTGAATATGGACCAAACTCTTGTGGCTCGTTATTCAGAAACCAATTACTCTAGTGGAAGATTTCAACTTCAGATGCAAAGTGATGGAAATCTTGTGCTTTGCCCCAGAGCATTCCCTTTCGATAGAGTAGGCAAAGCATACTGGGAAACTAACACTACAGTCTCTGGCTCCCAGCTTGTGTTCAACCTCACTGGCTCCATTAATGTCATTACTAAGAATAATACCATTCTCATTTCTGTGGTAACAAATACCCTTTCGCCGCAAAATTTTTACCTTCGAGCAATTGTTGAGCATGATGGAATTTTTAGAATGTATGTCTACCCAAAGCCCACACATAATTCGTCTATGCCTAAAGCTTGGTCTCAAGTGTCAGACTCTATAAACATTTGTACCATGTTGAATACTGGTTGGGGAATTGGAGTTTGTGGATTTAATAGCTATTGTAGGCTTGGGGATGACCAGAGGCCATTTTGCACTTGCCCACCTCGTTATGTCTTACTTGATCCTAATGATGAGATTAAGAGTTGTAAACCCAATTTTGTTGCTCAGAGTTGCGATCCATCCTCTCTTGAAACTGATAACTTCGAATTTGTCACCTTAGAAAATACGAATTGGCCTCAGGCTGATTACGGctatttcaaatcagtaagcgAGGAATGGTGCAGAAACGAATGTTTGAACGATTGTTTTTGTGCGGTTGCCACTTTCAGGAATGGTGAATGTTCAAAGAAGATGTTTCCTCTAACTTATGGACGAATGGACCCAAGTGTTGGTGGAAGAGCACTCCTCAAAGTTAGAAAACAAAACTTTACTTTTCAACTTAATAATCTTGTTCACAAACAAAGGAACAAACCTACAATAGTCGTCATTGGATCAGTTCTATTAGGAAGTTCTATATTTctcaacttcctcttattcctTTTGACTTTATACATTGGCTATCAACTTAGGAGAATTAGAAAATCAAAGCTTGTTCAAGAAGACCTTTCCATTTTAGGTGTGAATTTGAGGATCTTCAGCTATGAAGAGCTCAATAAGGCCACAAATGGATTCATTCACCAGTTGGGACGTGGCTCTTTTGCTACTGTTTATAAAGGGATTATTGACTCTGAGGATAACAATAACTTGGTAGCTATTAAAAAGTTTGACAATGTGGTGCAAGAAGGAGACCAGGAATTTAAAACTGAAGTGAGTGCCATTGCTGGAACAAACCACAAGAACTTGGTTCGATTTCTTGGGTTTTGCAATGAAGAAGAACATAGAATGTTGGTATACGAATTCATGCATAATGGGTCTCTTGCAGATTTTCTTTTTGGGACTTTGAAACCAACTTGGTGTATTAGAATTCAACTTGTTTTAGGGACAGCCAGAGGACTATGTTATCTACATGAGGAGTGCACCACTCAAACCATTCATTGTGATATTAAGCCTCATAATATCCTTCTGGACGACTCTTTTACTGCACGAATTGCAGACTTTGGTCTTgcaaaacttttgaaaaaagaTCAAACTCGGACTTTGACAGCAATTAGAGGAACCAAAGGATATGTAGCTCCAGAGTGGTTTAGAAGCCTCCCCATCACAATGAAggttgatgtttatagttttgGGATATTGTTGTTGGAGATTATATGTTGTAGAAAGAGTTTCGAGGAGAAGGTAGAGGATGAAGAACAAATGGTGCTAACAGATTGGGCTTATGACTGCTTCAAAGAAAGGAAAGTGGAGATATTGGTAGAAAATGATGAGGAAGCAAAGATGGACTTGAAGAGGGTAAAGAAGTTTGTGATGATAGCAATTTGGTGCATTCAAGAGGATCCATCCCTAAGGCCTACCATGAAGAAAGTTTTACAAATGTTGGAGGGTGCTATTGAAGTCTCCTTTCCTCCTGACCCATCTTCCTTCATTAGTACAATTCTCtaatacttttcttttttataatgtTGATGTTATATATTAGTCTATGGATAAACTGTAATAGTATGTCTATTTGGCAATCATACATGTTTAGATTCTCTATGAGAAATGTATTTATATATACTAACTTTCTCTAATAgtattctttaattatttttttttaatcatttataTTTTCTATTAACTGTTCATGATATGAGGATGTTTAAGATCTTCTATATTGCTATAATGTTTTTAAGTGGTTTTGACACGTTAATTCAACATTCTTGCAACTTTTTCCTTAGGACGATCTCTTCTTTATTTAGACCGTAAGTAAAATTGTTATTGCAGCCACACCAAAACAATATGGCATGGGTTCTAAATAGAAATACTGTAAGGAACTCCTTGTCCTGTCATCCCAGGCCCTGATATTCAGGCTTGAAAAGTTGATAAGGTGCAACACCAGCTACATGTTTGTTCTTTAGATTTTTGTCAGCATTTCTTTCATCAATTATACCTTCTAGTTCCTTCAATTTTCCACTGAACCTCTCAAATGCACCCTTTATAAAATGCTCATCAGCCCATGGTTCAATATCTTTTCCCAAATACTCTTCATCTGGAAAATGACTTGACAATATGTTCAAAACCGTTGTTACCTTTGTCGCTTAAAGTTATGTAGGAAAGGTAGAACGGACATTTTCTAGCTTATTAATAAAGTATTCCCACTTCTCTTCATTTACATCTTCGTCG from Benincasa hispida cultivar B227 chromosome 10, ASM972705v1, whole genome shotgun sequence carries:
- the LOC120088640 gene encoding G-type lectin S-receptor-like serine/threonine-protein kinase LECRK3 — protein: MAFENKSFYILCPSFLHCLLLLFLLVLPTYSSSQPYKNVTLGSSLTATQQTNDSYWVSQSGDFAFGFLPLGSKGFLLAIWFDKIDEKTVVWSANRDKLVPKGSTTQFTNNGQLVLNDPGGNQIWMVSSSVSTNRSVSYAAMLDSGNFVLVATNSEILWQSFDVPTDTILPSQILNMGEALVARYSETNYSSGRFQLLMQIDGNLVLSPHSFSLDTINIVYWTSNTTGSGFQLVFNLTGSINVLAKNKTILTTVVSNAHSPQNYYLRAILEHDAIFRLYVYPKATSNSSMPKTWTQVSDPVNICIMVNDGIGSGVCGFNSYCKFGDDKRRPLCTCPPSYVLLDPNDEIKGCKPNFVAQSCDQSFPETDDFEFVALENTNWAQGDYSYFNPVSEEWCRNDCLNDCFCVLSTFKYGECWKKRFPLIFGRMDRNVSDEKSLLKVRKHNSTSKSNNLVQNQSNKTSIIVVIGSVLLGSSVFLNFLLFLLTLFIAYHFSQRKPKIIRKNPFILGVNMRIFSYEELNKATSGFIHQLECSSFATVYKGIIDFGNNNSLVAIKRFNNVVGGRDQEFKVEVSTIARTNHKNLVRLLGFCNEGEHRMLVYEFMHNGSLLNFLFGNSKPNWCVRIQVALETARGLCYLHEGCSTQIIHCDIKPHNILLDDSFTVRIADFGLAKLLRKNQTLALTAIRGTKGYVAPEWFRSLPITVKVDVYSFGILLLEIICCRRNFEEKANDEEQMVLADWAYDCFKDGKVELLVENDEEAKMDLKRVKKFVMIAIWCIQEEPSLRPTMKKVLQMMEGAIEISFPPHPSSFISSIS
- the LOC120088581 gene encoding G-type lectin S-receptor-like serine/threonine-protein kinase LECRK3, which translates into the protein MDSYHTILLQKGYLVHLMAFENKSSYILFPPFQHCFLVYLFLLGLPTCSFSEPHKNVTLGSSLTATEQHDLYWTSQFGEFAFGFLQLESKGFLLAIWFNKIEEKTVVWSANRDKLAPKGSTIQFTSGGQLVLNDPSGNQIWTPSSSGSTNQYVSYAAMLDSGNFVLAAANSEILWQSFDVPTDTILPSQTLNMDQTLVARYSETNYSSGRFQLQMQSDGNLVLCPRAFPFDRVGKAYWETNTTVSGSQLVFNLTGSINVITKNNTILISVVTNTLSPQNFYLRAIVEHDGIFRMYVYPKPTHNSSMPKAWSQVSDSINICTMLNTGWGIGVCGFNSYCRLGDDQRPFCTCPPRYVLLDPNDEIKSCKPNFVAQSCDPSSLETDNFEFVTLENTNWPQADYGYFKSVSEEWCRNECLNDCFCAVATFRNGECSKKMFPLTYGRMDPSVGGRALLKVRKQNFTFQLNNLVHKQRNKPTIVVIGSVLLGSSIFLNFLLFLLTLYIGYQLRRIRKSKLVQEDLSILGVNLRIFSYEELNKATNGFIHQLGRGSFATVYKGIIDSEDNNNLVAIKKFDNVVQEGDQEFKTEVSAIAGTNHKNLVRFLGFCNEEEHRMLVYEFMHNGSLADFLFGTLKPTWCIRIQLVLGTARGLCYLHEECTTQTIHCDIKPHNILLDDSFTARIADFGLAKLLKKDQTRTLTAIRGTKGYVAPEWFRSLPITMKVDVYSFGILLLEIICCRKSFEEKVEDEEQMVLTDWAYDCFKERKVEILVENDEEAKMDLKRVKKFVMIAIWCIQEDPSLRPTMKKVLQMLEGAIEVSFPPDPSSFISTIL